The proteins below come from a single Streptomyces spongiicola genomic window:
- a CDS encoding DUF485 domain-containing protein: MEKQQDRDDGAVRINDPWYDALAAGWGEPGGADDSVPLATPAAVAGGPGPRTSDIYLEVHRSAAFQEVRSRYRRFVVPATTAFFIWYVAYVITATAAPALMARQVIGAVNVAMVAGLGQFLSTFLLTWAYARHARLRRDRAALDLRWAVFDRTRDTEPEPGEEGSWAAPPGFPGPRHSGTWEEGR; encoded by the coding sequence GTGGAGAAGCAGCAAGACCGGGACGACGGCGCGGTCCGCATCAACGACCCGTGGTACGACGCGCTGGCCGCCGGCTGGGGCGAGCCGGGCGGCGCGGACGACTCCGTTCCCCTGGCGACGCCGGCCGCGGTGGCGGGCGGGCCCGGACCCCGGACGAGCGACATCTACCTGGAGGTGCACCGCAGCGCGGCCTTTCAGGAGGTCCGCAGCCGCTATCGGCGGTTCGTCGTACCGGCGACCACTGCCTTCTTCATCTGGTACGTGGCGTATGTGATCACGGCCACCGCGGCACCCGCGCTGATGGCCCGGCAGGTGATCGGCGCCGTCAACGTGGCGATGGTGGCCGGGCTCGGTCAGTTCCTCAGCACCTTCCTGCTGACCTGGGCGTACGCCAGGCACGCCCGGCTGCGCAGGGACCGTGCCGCACTCGATCTCCGCTGGGCGGTCTTCGACCGCACACGCGACACGGAACCGGAACCGGGTGAGGAGGGCTCGTGGGCGGCTCCCCCCGGCTTCCCGGGCCCCCGGCACTCCGGCACGTGGGAGGAGGGGCGGTGA
- a CDS encoding solute symporter family protein, with protein sequence MTGDHQLLALVLFSAFIAVTLAITTWVSRNRRGSAEEFYAGGRLFSPMENGFAIAGDYMSAASFLGISGLIALYGYDGMLYSVGFLVAWLVVLFLVAELVRNCGRFTLADVVASRMSERPVRIASGTSSVTVSVLYLVAQMVGAGSLVALLLGGTSDSARSWTVVGVGALMVVYVSMGGMRATTWIQIVKAVLLMAGATALTVLVLARFHGDVNGMLDSAAAQSGHGKDFLSPGLRYGTDWTARLDFISLGLALVLGTAGLPHILSRFYTVPTARAARRSVVWSIGLIGSFYLMTIVLGFGAAAILGSDAVRSSNAAGNTAVPLLALDLGGGAGSTGGTVLFAVVAAVAFATILAVVAGITLASSASVAHDLYASLKRRHSRGYSEVAVARVAAAVIGAAAIALGLLARDLNVAFLVGLAFAVAASANLPVLLYSLFWRDFTTRGAVWSVYGGLVPAVLLVLLSPVVSGSPGALFPHLDFQCFPLQNPGLVSIPLGFLAGWLGTATSAEEPNEARHAETEVRALTGAGAV encoded by the coding sequence GTGACGGGCGATCACCAGCTGCTGGCCCTCGTGCTGTTCAGCGCGTTCATCGCGGTGACCCTGGCCATCACCACCTGGGTGAGTCGCAACCGGCGCGGCTCGGCCGAGGAGTTCTACGCCGGCGGGCGGCTGTTCTCCCCGATGGAGAACGGCTTCGCGATCGCGGGCGACTACATGTCGGCGGCCTCGTTCCTCGGCATCTCCGGCCTGATCGCACTGTACGGCTACGACGGCATGCTCTACTCCGTGGGCTTTCTCGTCGCCTGGCTGGTCGTGCTGTTCCTGGTGGCCGAACTGGTCCGCAACTGCGGTCGCTTCACGCTCGCCGACGTCGTCGCCAGCCGGATGAGCGAGCGTCCGGTCCGCATCGCGTCGGGAACCTCCTCGGTCACCGTTTCCGTCCTCTACCTCGTCGCGCAGATGGTGGGTGCCGGCAGCCTGGTCGCCCTGCTCCTCGGAGGGACGAGCGACTCCGCGCGCTCGTGGACCGTCGTCGGCGTCGGCGCGCTGATGGTGGTCTACGTGTCGATGGGAGGGATGAGGGCCACCACCTGGATCCAGATCGTCAAGGCCGTACTGCTGATGGCCGGCGCCACCGCCCTCACCGTGCTCGTCCTGGCCCGCTTCCACGGCGATGTCAACGGAATGCTCGACTCCGCCGCCGCCCAGAGCGGACACGGCAAGGACTTCCTGTCGCCGGGGCTGCGCTACGGCACGGACTGGACCGCGCGTCTCGACTTCATCAGCCTCGGCCTCGCCCTGGTGCTCGGTACCGCCGGGCTGCCGCACATCCTGTCCCGCTTCTACACCGTTCCCACGGCCCGGGCGGCCCGCCGCTCGGTCGTCTGGTCCATCGGGCTCATCGGCAGCTTCTACCTGATGACGATCGTGCTCGGGTTCGGCGCGGCCGCCATCCTCGGCAGCGACGCGGTGCGCTCGTCGAACGCCGCGGGAAACACGGCGGTCCCGCTGCTCGCCCTCGACCTCGGCGGTGGGGCGGGTTCCACCGGGGGCACGGTGCTGTTCGCCGTCGTCGCGGCGGTCGCGTTCGCGACGATCCTCGCCGTCGTGGCCGGCATCACCCTGGCGTCGTCGGCGTCCGTCGCCCACGACCTGTACGCGTCGCTGAAGAGGCGTCACAGCAGGGGGTACAGCGAGGTCGCGGTCGCACGCGTCGCCGCCGCGGTCATCGGCGCGGCCGCCATCGCGCTCGGCCTGCTCGCCCGCGACCTCAACGTGGCGTTCCTGGTGGGCCTCGCCTTCGCCGTCGCCGCGTCGGCGAACCTCCCGGTGCTGCTCTACTCGCTGTTCTGGCGCGACTTCACCACCCGGGGCGCCGTGTGGTCGGTGTACGGCGGCCTCGTTCCGGCGGTGCTGCTCGTGCTCCTCTCACCCGTGGTGTCGGGCAGCCCCGGGGCGCTGTTCCCCCACCTGGACTTCCAGTGCTTCCCGCTGCAGAACCCCGGCCTCGTCTCCATTCCGCTCGGCTTCCTCGCGGGCTGGCTCGGCACCGCCACATCCGCGGAGGAACCGAACGAGGCCAGGCACGCGGAGACGGAGGTCCGGGCGCTGACGGGAGCGGGCGCCGTCTGA